From one Lolium rigidum isolate FL_2022 chromosome 4, APGP_CSIRO_Lrig_0.1, whole genome shotgun sequence genomic stretch:
- the LOC124649747 gene encoding probable WRKY transcription factor 50: protein MAAVGAAPLLYQPAAGDASCFFSSPSMSSYFSHGGSSSTSSPASSFSAALDTAPVQPAAPLLQPAIPDAAPHFDISEYFLDDGAFGAQPPVVAVPDGGAAGARAATNTQARSAAEPAAMERPRTERIAFRTKTEVEILDDGYKWRKYGKKSVKNSPNPRNYYRCSTEGCNVKKRVERDKDDPAYVVTTYEGTHTHVSPSTVYYATQDAASGRFFVAGTHPPPGSLD, encoded by the exons ATGGCGGCAGTCGGAGCTGCACCACTGCTCTACCAACCGGCGGCGGGCGACGCCTCCTGCTTCTTCTCGTCCCCTTCGATGTCATCCTACTTCTCGCATGGGGGCAGCTCCAGCACGTCCAGCCCTGCGTCAAGCTTCTCCGCCGCGCTCGACACCGCCCCGGTGCAGCCAGCGGCTCCGCTGCTCCAGCCAGCGATCCCGGATGCCGCGCCGCACTTCGACATCTCCGAGTACTTCCTCGACGACGGAGCCTTCGGCGCGCAGCCGCCGGTAGTCGCTGTGCCGGATGGCGGCGCTGCCGGTGCGAGAGCGGCGACGAACACTCAAGCTAGGAGCGCGGCCGAGCCAGCGGCGATGGAGCGCCCGCGGACGGAGCGCATCGCGTTCCGGACGAAGACGGAGGTCGAGATCCTGGACGACGGGTACAAGTGGCGGAAGTACGGCAAGAAGTCCGTCAAGAACAGCCCCAACCCAAG GAACTACTACAGGTGTTCGACGGAAGGGTGCAACGTCAAGAAGAGGGTGGAGCGGGACAAGGACGACCCGGCGTACGTGGTGACGACATACGAGGGGACGCACACCCACGTCAGCCCCAGCACCGTCTACTACGCCACCCAGGACGCCGCCTCCGGCCGCTTCTTCGTCGCCGGCACGCACCCGCCGCCAGGCTCGCTCGACTAG